Proteins found in one Canis lupus baileyi chromosome 18, mCanLup2.hap1, whole genome shotgun sequence genomic segment:
- the LOC140609582 gene encoding olfactory receptor 2M3-like produces the protein MAWGNQTFNSGFILLGIFNYSPTHIFLFSLVLGIFTVAFMGNTAMILFIYLDTQLHTPMYFLLSQLSLMDLMLVCTTVPKMAFNYMSGSKSISLAGCGAQIFFYVSLLGAECFLLATMAYDRYVAICHPLRYSVLMNQKIYCVMVVSSWTIGFLDGIIVIAVALSFPYCGAREIPHFFCDVPALLTLSCTTTLLFERLMFICCIIMLLFPVAVIIVSYVHVIVAVIHMGSGEGRQKAFATCSSHLMVVGMYYGAAMFIYMRPVSDRSPTQDKMVSAFYTILTPMLNPLIYSLRNKEVSRAFMKMLGKSKSGEQIA, from the coding sequence ATGGCATGGGGGAATCAGACCTTCAACTCAGGCTTCATCCTGCTGGGAATCTTCAATTACAGCCCCACCCacatcttcctcttctccctaGTCTTGGGCATCTTCACAGTGGCCTTCATGGGAAACACTGCTATGATTCTCTTCATCTACTTGGACACTCAGCTCCATACACCCATGTACTTCCTCCTCAGCCAGCTCTCTCTGATGGACCTCATGCTTGTCTGCACCACTGTACCCAAGATGGCCTTCAACTATATGTCTGGCAGCAAGTCCATTTCTTTGGCTGGCTGTGGAGCCCAGATTTTCTTCTATGTGTCCCTGCTTGGAGCAGAATGTTTCCTGTTGGCTACAATGGCCTATGACCGTTACGTTGCCATTTGTCACCCATTACGATACTCAGTTCTCATGAATCAGAAAATCTATTGTGTTATGGTTGTTTCTTCCTGGACCATTGGCTTTCTTGATGGTATAATTGTCATTGCAGTTGCACTTTCTTTCCCATATTGTGGAGCCCGGGAAATACCCCACTTTTTCTGTGATGTCCCTGCTCTTCTCACTCTCTCATGTACTACTACATTGCTCTTTGAAAGGTTAATGTTTATTTGTTGTATAATTATGCTTCTCTTTCCTGTAGCAGTAATCATTGTTTCCTATGTTCATGTTATTGTGGCTGTCATTCACATGGGGTCTGGAGAGGGACGACAAAAAGCTTTTGCCACATGTTCCTCCCACCTCATGGTGGTGGGAATGTATTATGGAGCAGCTATGTTCATATACATGCGGCCTGTTTCTGATCGTTCCCCCACCCAGGACAAGATGGTGTCAGCCTTCTACACGATCCTCACTCCCATGCTGAATCCCCTCATCTATAGCCTCCGCAACAAGGAAGTATCCAGAGCATTCATGAAGATGTTGGGGAAGAGCAAGTCTGGAGAGCAAATTGCCTAA